The Sulfurospirillum halorespirans DSM 13726 genome has a window encoding:
- the argF gene encoding ornithine carbamoyltransferase, whose product MRHFLTLKDYSKEEILEIIDLAIKIKKQAKKGKFKPYLENQTLGMIFEKSSTRTRVSFEVGIHQLGGKGLFLSSNDLQLGRGEPMKDTARVISRMVDMVMIRTFAQSTLEEFAAYSRVPVISGLSDSYHPVQLMADYLTMVEYKKDQNPIVAYVGDGNNMTHSWLMMASKLGFELRVATPKGYEVDATILAEALAFAKESGAVIKIGNDPKEAIAGATVVTTDTWVSMGQEAEKAKRIADFQGFMVDDAMMDLAEKDAMFLHCLPAYRDYEVSESVFEAHADEIFDEAENRLHAQKAVMVWLDRHRNS is encoded by the coding sequence ATGAGACATTTTTTAACCCTCAAAGATTATAGTAAAGAAGAGATTTTAGAGATCATCGATTTGGCGATCAAGATCAAAAAACAGGCAAAAAAAGGGAAATTTAAACCCTACCTTGAAAATCAAACCTTAGGTATGATTTTTGAAAAAAGCTCTACGCGTACTCGTGTGAGTTTTGAAGTCGGCATTCATCAGCTTGGAGGCAAAGGGTTATTCCTCTCTTCCAATGATTTGCAACTGGGACGTGGTGAGCCTATGAAAGACACGGCGCGCGTCATTAGCCGTATGGTGGATATGGTCATGATCCGCACATTCGCGCAAAGCACCTTAGAAGAGTTTGCCGCTTATTCGCGTGTGCCTGTTATCAGTGGTCTGAGCGATTCGTACCATCCTGTTCAATTGATGGCAGATTATCTTACAATGGTCGAGTATAAAAAAGATCAAAACCCAATCGTAGCTTACGTGGGCGATGGCAATAATATGACCCATTCGTGGTTGATGATGGCTTCTAAACTGGGCTTTGAGCTTCGCGTCGCAACACCCAAAGGGTATGAAGTCGATGCGACCATTTTAGCCGAAGCACTCGCTTTTGCAAAAGAGAGTGGTGCAGTGATTAAAATCGGCAATGATCCTAAAGAGGCGATCGCAGGTGCTACGGTGGTGACCACAGATACATGGGTTTCGATGGGTCAAGAAGCGGAAAAAGCGAAGCGAATCGCTGATTTTCAAGGATTTATGGTCGATGATGCGATGATGGACTTGGCAGAAAAAGACGCGATGTTTTTACACTGCTTGCCAGCGTACCGCGACTATGAAGTGAGTGAAAGTGTCTTTGAAGCGCATGCCGATGAGATTTTTGATGAAGCAGAAAACAGACTGCATGCCCAAAAAGCCGTGATGGTATGGCTGGATAGGCATAGAAATAGCTAA
- a CDS encoding DUF2603 domain-containing protein, whose amino-acid sequence MIEKISKGLSLSKQKEQTVLEITPSEEESTKLLRLKRGSWDNAKEPWLVYDEKQKLHALLSIDTLSKMIEHFKKAEQEALFLKLEKSILQQLPLDFNDVLTVAMEEMNKSKKKDIDFNKLIKKIKKDHPNLFLDIKDLYLPEGASIISATQR is encoded by the coding sequence ATGATAGAAAAAATTTCTAAGGGTTTGAGCCTCAGTAAACAAAAAGAACAAACGGTTTTGGAGATAACTCCCAGCGAAGAAGAGAGCACAAAACTTTTGCGCCTTAAACGCGGTTCATGGGACAATGCCAAAGAGCCATGGTTGGTGTATGACGAGAAGCAAAAGCTTCATGCACTGCTCTCCATTGATACGCTGAGCAAAATGATAGAGCATTTTAAAAAAGCGGAGCAAGAAGCCCTCTTTTTAAAACTTGAAAAGAGCATTTTGCAGCAGTTGCCACTCGATTTTAACGATGTTCTAACCGTGGCAATGGAAGAGATGAACAAAAGTAAAAAGAAAGACATAGACTTTAATAAACTAATCAAAAAGATCAAAAAAGATCACCCAAATCTCTTTTTAGATATTAAAGATCTCTATTTGCCTGAAGGGGCGAGTATTATCAGCGCGACACAGCGCTAG
- the hemN gene encoding oxygen-independent coproporphyrinogen III oxidase, which yields MIDFDKFAKYSKAGPRYTSYPTAPEFHESFTCKSYEDVLATQDKSRKLSLYFHLPFCRSACYFCGCNVVYTSKEDKKERYIDYLVRELELLSKHLDTSREVIQMHFGGGTPTFFSTAQLERIIGAIKSHFKNFAKDAEISCEIDPRYLTKEQLDVLTCNGFNRVSYGVQDFNDEVQKAIHRIQPYDVTANVVKMAKSAGIKSINMDLIYGLPYQTFETFKETLRLAVSLDPSRLAVFNYAHVPWMKKTMRKIDETTLPLPSVKLAIMRYTIDYLESNGYKMIGMDHFAKPDDELFLAIEKGELHRNFQGYTTKGGADLIGIGLTSIGEGLNHYVQNFKEMDAYENAIDAGVLPVHRGLTLNDDDVLRKAVIMEMMSNFKLNIAGIEQAFGIDFFDYFADAIKALEPFEQEELVVVDRVAKKIFVNTTGTLLIRNIVMPFDAYLQKIPEDKRRFSKTV from the coding sequence ATGATTGATTTTGATAAATTTGCCAAGTACTCCAAAGCGGGTCCTAGGTACACGAGTTACCCAACAGCGCCCGAGTTTCACGAGAGCTTTACATGTAAAAGTTATGAGGACGTCTTGGCAACTCAAGATAAGAGCCGTAAACTCTCTTTATATTTTCACCTTCCTTTTTGCCGAAGTGCCTGTTATTTTTGTGGCTGTAACGTTGTTTACACGAGCAAGGAAGATAAAAAAGAGCGCTACATTGACTATCTTGTGCGCGAACTTGAACTGCTTTCCAAACACCTTGATACGTCGCGTGAAGTGATTCAGATGCACTTTGGTGGCGGCACACCAACCTTTTTCAGCACAGCACAGTTAGAGCGTATTATTGGCGCTATTAAGAGCCACTTTAAAAACTTTGCGAAAGATGCTGAAATTAGCTGTGAGATCGACCCGCGTTACTTAACCAAAGAGCAGTTAGATGTGCTTACATGTAACGGGTTTAACCGCGTGAGTTATGGTGTTCAAGACTTTAACGATGAGGTTCAAAAAGCAATCCACCGCATTCAGCCGTACGATGTTACCGCCAATGTGGTAAAGATGGCAAAAAGTGCAGGCATTAAGTCGATCAATATGGACTTGATCTACGGACTTCCGTATCAAACGTTTGAGACCTTTAAAGAGACGCTTCGTCTAGCCGTTTCGCTTGATCCAAGCCGTTTGGCAGTGTTTAATTACGCGCATGTGCCATGGATGAAAAAAACTATGCGCAAGATCGATGAGACAACGCTTCCGCTCCCAAGTGTCAAGCTTGCTATTATGCGTTATACGATTGATTATTTAGAGTCCAATGGCTACAAAATGATCGGTATGGATCATTTTGCAAAGCCTGACGATGAGCTTTTCTTGGCGATTGAAAAAGGCGAATTGCACCGTAACTTCCAAGGTTATACCACCAAAGGAGGTGCGGACTTAATCGGTATTGGTTTGACCAGCATCGGTGAAGGTTTGAACCATTACGTGCAAAACTTCAAAGAGATGGATGCGTATGAAAACGCCATTGATGCGGGTGTTTTGCCCGTGCATCGTGGGCTAACACTGAATGATGATGACGTACTTCGCAAAGCGGTCATCATGGAGATGATGAGCAACTTTAAACTCAACATCGCTGGCATTGAGCAAGCATTTGGCATTGACTTCTTTGACTATTTTGCCGACGCGATTAAAGCACTTGAGCCTTTTGAGCAAGAAGAATTAGTCGTTGTGGATAGAGTTGCTAAAAAGATCTTCGTCAATACCACAGGCACACTGCTGATTCGCAACATTGTGATGCCTTTTGATGCGTACCTCCAAAAAATCCCTGAAGATAAACGACGCTTCAGTAAAACGGTGTAA